The Aminivibrio pyruvatiphilus sequence TCCCCGGATTCTCGCCCGGGGATCGGCAACCCTCGCTTTTTCGAGGGTTCTGCCATAGGCGTTCCTCAGCTCTTCCCGGTCCTGCAGATTGAGGGCAACAACCCGCGCCTCAGTCTTATGAAGAATATTCGGCGACATGACCTTGAGGGCCACGGGGTAGCCGATTGCCTCGGCCGCTTCCGCGGCTTCCCTGAAGGAACGGCAGAGCCGCTCCCGGGCCACGGGTATTCCGAAGGCGCCAAGAAGGACTTTCGCATCATATTCCGTGGGACGGGGATGAATGGGGCATCTGGGCGGAGCCGACTTCTCCGCCTGGACGGGAAGTCGTGCTCCTCCGGCTGAGAAAGTACAGGCCAGAGCATCCAGGCATCTCCCTATACCCGGAATAAACGGGATTCCAGCTTTTGCCGCACCGCTCAGGAACTCTGCGCCTGGAAAGGAGAGAGCGGACGTCAGGAGGCAGGGGCGGCTGCCTTCCTGTACTGCTTCCCCAAAAGCCCGGATCGGGGGGAAAAGTTCGCCGTTCCTGACCACTTTCAGCACGGGAGCGGCACCGTCGTCCTCGTTGAAAAGCGGTATATTCCTCCTGGCGGCTTCATTTCGGACAAGCCGTGCCGTTTCTCCCTGGCCTGCTTCGAGAAAAATTCCCCGGTAAACATCATCACCTGCCGTCATGAAGGCGGCTGCTCCGTCCGCGATCCGGGAGGGTTCGTGAAGGGAAACAACGCCGAACTGGCGGAGTGCGGCTTTTTCCACCCGGTCCTCACCAGGTACGGGGTCAACTTCAAGCAGTCCCACGCATTTTCCCTGCCTGGCGGCGCCGGCGGCAAACTCGAGAAGTTCCCGGCCCCTGCGGAGCCTTTCAAGGATAAAGGCGAAAAAAAGGACCTTCGGATCGAGATCAAGAATGGCCCAGGCAGCATCCACGGGAGAGAGATCGCTCCTCTCCCCGAAGGAGAAGGCGTAGCGAAGGGGAATCGATCTCCCGTCCGATTCACGCACCGTTCTCTGGAAAAGATCCCTTCCCTCGGCGAGGAGAGCGGCCTTACCCCTGTCGTTTCCAGAAAGAAAAGGAGTGATCAGCCCTCCGCTCCCGGGGCCGATGATCTTTGAACCGGCCTTTTTTGCGAGATTCCGCATGGAAGCGGGAACATCCCTGGCCCATCCCCTCCCCAGCACAATAAAGGGTATTTTTCCCGCAATGCATTCCCCGAGGATTTCCCTGCCCCGGGGTCCGTCTTTTTCCCCGATAAGCACTGTCTGGGGAGAATCTTCGTTGTTCATGGAGGGAACCGGTTCGACACCGGGAAGAGCCAAAGAAAAGATCTCCCTGCCCTCCCCGGCCAGGAACGTCCTTCCCATTCCGGGCAGCCTGCCATTTCTCCGCAACCTCCACTCCCCCTTTTTCTCCGCAGGATATCAAAAAAGGGGAGAGCATGTTCGGCCCTCCCCCGGGAACGCAGACGCCGCTGATCGAGGAAAATCAGGATACTCCCTTGATCCTGTCGGAACCCTTCTTTATATTCAGCTCCACAAGGTCCTTCTGCTGCAGAATTTCCCATTTCAGGTTCAGAACGAGAAGGAAAAGAGCGGAATACCCGTCC is a genomic window containing:
- a CDS encoding acetate--CoA ligase family protein, whose protein sequence is MGRTFLAGEGREIFSLALPGVEPVPSMNNEDSPQTVLIGEKDGPRGREILGECIAGKIPFIVLGRGWARDVPASMRNLAKKAGSKIIGPGSGGLITPFLSGNDRGKAALLAEGRDLFQRTVRESDGRSIPLRYAFSFGERSDLSPVDAAWAILDLDPKVLFFAFILERLRRGRELLEFAAGAARQGKCVGLLEVDPVPGEDRVEKAALRQFGVVSLHEPSRIADGAAAFMTAGDDVYRGIFLEAGQGETARLVRNEAARRNIPLFNEDDGAAPVLKVVRNGELFPPIRAFGEAVQEGSRPCLLTSALSFPGAEFLSGAAKAGIPFIPGIGRCLDALACTFSAGGARLPVQAEKSAPPRCPIHPRPTEYDAKVLLGAFGIPVARERLCRSFREAAEAAEAIGYPVALKVMSPNILHKTEARVVALNLQDREELRNAYGRTLEKARVADPRARIRGVLVQEMIRGGTEWRMEFRRDPRFGPVVETGISGVYTEILPDGVIRVAPFDGEEALKMIRESRGYPLLLEGWRRERLDIEAFASALSAFSRLAFCEREVARLDVNPLFVNRKGVLVVDAFIEKKGRKR